A region from the Plasmodium chabaudi chabaudi strain AS genome assembly, chromosome: 2 genome encodes:
- a CDS encoding tRNA pseudouridine synthase D, putative — protein MFFKSNAVKLCLSNGINKFSGCYRKIQFSILLRYSSSYLLEENVGINNFMSDLLEINKNKCNRNLAIQQKEHNFIPKEELRCIFKYKCEDFHVYEIDKNKKILDIEYIKKFCYEENEAKYSNDLFESEIGDTSNKFVGINKRNLKEKKHGNAVEQIDAQNEERSNAENSETEEWVHFVLYKVNKDTQEAIREISKMSDIEIKDFHYSGFKDKRSVSTQIISTNVHNLKKILDIKNYYFNKKIKTLLICKIEKCKKKIELGEHNGNRFIVVLRNIQNYEDYLKNRLNNIKKKGFINYFGMQRFGVYSNTFNKGKALISRNYKDYIKHVLDPCIFEKKLFYGNVVKDNITIYLKNACDIYHKKGAIFAYKYFTSKAKKLFDGDLANDNCVADYNNKLKIGNKSMKKSLYSFMTNSEYEAFMLLRNLYIYENNKRQKQRKKKITENIEKYDQNEGENEMDKHKLEEKHNFYENEQTCVKGISMETRRFHMHSYSAKIFNMITSYRLQNFGLNLGYGDYFYSKEICSEKSEVKNQHNYISVIYNPNNAKDVNIYNVVLPVLGCMPNRLSYLTVFKKLYREYAGKNVRLSFLEILLYLMYTLYTDNLFNAQRDIVIDKYFSYLIQDCQSGDSAVRDAIKLWGERILRNSISIKETLYIIKEFNSYINSFEYEYGMTCVFRNILVLPKNLYFCFCEYNEPKVKFISDLYKMNSGKHSISNKYLENKSIDIYDNEKGEAYLNSENSIHCFDHKKGNYIEEKNNRMQKEKTIIYNHNALVLSFNLSSSSYATMLIRELYGKRNELLVHNLIKNCQHYDNMVKQLKESLQ, from the coding sequence atgttttttaaGAGCAATGCAGttaaattatgtttatCAAATGGAATAAATAAGTTTTCGGGATGTTATAggaaaatacaattttcgATTTTATTGCGCTATAGTTCTTCTTATTTACTGGAGGAAAATGTTGGGatcaataattttatgaGTGATTTacttgaaataaataaaaacaagtGCAATCGTAATTTAGCTATACAACAGAAGGAGCACAATTTTATACCCAAAGAAGAGTTGCGatgcatttttaaatacaaatgTGAAGATTTTCATGTATAcgaaattgataaaaataaaaaaattttagatatagaatatatcaaaaaattttgttatgaagaaaatgaagcGAAGTATTCCAATGACTTATTTGAGTCAGAAATAGGAGATACCTCTAACAAGTTCGTGGGTATAAATAAGCGTAActtgaaagaaaaaaaacatggaAATGCAGTAGAACAAATAGATGCACAAAATGAGGAGAGAAGCAATGCAGAAAATTCGGAAACCGAAGAATGGGTTCATTTTGTGCTATATAAAGTTAATAAAGACACACAAGAGGCAATAAGAGAAATAAGTAAAATGTCCGATATCGAAATTAAGgattttcattattctGGATTTAAAGATAAAAGGAGTGTATCTACTCAAATAATATCAACAAATGtgcataatttaaaaaaaattcttgatattaaaaattattattttaataaaaagataaaaactttactaatttgtaaaattgaaaagtgtaaaaaaaaaatagaattgGGTGAACATAATGGTAATCGTTTTATAGTGGTACTAagaaatatacaaaattatgaagactatttaaaaaatcgattaaataatattaaaaaaaaaggatttattaattattttggtATGCAACGATTTGGAGTATATAGTAATACTTTCAATAAAGGGAAAGCTTTAATATCTCGAAATTATAAAGATTATATAAAGCATGTACTTGACCCATGCATTTttgagaaaaaattattttatgggAATGTAGTAAAGGATAATATAacgatatatttaaaaaatgcttgtgatatatatcataaaaagGGTGCTATTTTTGCCTATAAGTATTTCACATCCAAGGcgaaaaaattgtttgaTGGGGATCTTGCTAATGATAATTGTGTAGCTGATTACAATAACAAACTGAAAATAGGAAATAAATCTATGAAAAAATCTCTTTATTCCTTCATGACAAACTCTGAATATGAGGCATTTATGCTTTTAAggaatttatatatatatgaaaataataaaagacaaaaacaaaggaagaaaaaaattaccgaaaatatagaaaaatatgatcaaaatgaaggagaaaatgaaatggaTAAACATAAGTTGGAagaaaaacataatttttatgaaaacgAACAAACATGCGTTAAAGGTATTAGCATGGAAACACGAAGATTCCATATGCATTCATATAgtgcaaaaatatttaatatgatAACCTCATATAGATTACAAAATTTTGGTTTAAATTTAGGTTACGgtgattatttttatagtaaAGAAATATGTTCAGAAAAAAGTGAAGTAAAGAATCaacataattatatcagtgttatatataatcctaataatgcaaaagacgttaatatatataatgttgTGTTGCCAGTTTTAGGATGTATGCCCAATAGATTATCTTATTTAAcagtttttaaaaaactaTACAGAGAATATGCTGGAAAAAATGTGagattatcatttttagaaatattACTTTATTTAATGTATACTTTATATActgataatttatttaacgCTCAGAGGGATATAGTGATTGacaaatattttagttATCTAATACAAGATTGTCAAAGTGGGGATAGCGCTGTTCGTGATGCTATTAAATTGTGGGGAGAACGTATTTTAAGAAATTCGATATCAATAAAAGAAACCctctatataataaaagaatttaATTCCTACATAAATTCTTTTGAATATGAATACGGAATGACATGTGTATTTAGAAATATACTTGTGTTgccaaaaaatttatatttttgtttttgtgAATATAATGAACCTAAAGTTAAGTTTATTTCCGATTTGTACAAAATGAATTCAGGAAAACATAGCATAtcgaataaatatttggaAAATAAGAGTATAGATATATACGACAATGAAAAAGGAGAAGCTTATTTAAACAGTGAAAACAGCATACACTGTTTTGATCATAAGAAAGGAAATTatattgaagaaaaaaataatcgaatgcaaaaagaaaaaactaTAATTTACAATCACAATGCTTTAGTACTAAGTTTTAATTTGAGTTCATCCTCATATGCTACAATGTTAATAAGGGAATTGTAtggaaaaagaaatgaacTTTTAGTGCATAATTTGATTAAAAATTGTCAGCATTACGATAACATGGTGAAGCAGTTAAAGGAATCATTACAATGA
- a CDS encoding AP-4 complex subunit beta, putative — MSPGQSEINNLKEALRKLPQEKDDEKKREVLKKVIAYMTLGIDVSKLFPEIIMMSSTNDIIQKKMIYLYLNNYAETNSELSLLTINTLQKDSKDDDPIIRGLALRSFCNLRINNLFEYIEGPLFNGLNDKNSYVRRIAIISCIKLIKMNPQINIKNDVIKILKNKLLDKDSQCIINSVHALNEILADEGGLKVNKEIIFNMLNKISTFNEWGKCVILNIVSTYIPEDEDEMFDIMNILENHIRDYSTTVFLACLKCFLNLSANDTDLQIKIFNRMKEPLLTLITTSSYEISYIILLHSYILLHESNKLKYDIFDYDYKHFFFRYNDPTYIKDIKLDILVAISSKNNVSFITNELSEYISDSNVDIAQKSIYSIGCIALKIPKSISRVVDLALCSFLPMKSPHICGATIKMLGNILRKYDEYTKVIIEEVIKHDNKLIDDVGIISYIWIIGEYCEYIENAPYILEEYVNLTDCSYIFMLELLTACLKVLYRRPSEMKIILVSLFQNILNNYKYPELTDKLFFYYKLLYYNYEEAFNIIAAKKNLVTNFCESNENTLLDKLYNEFNTLSILYKYPTNKHIQYSKICFSAVYDPEENTHGTNTYNDSGSDAGEACDANKEHSHNKLYNNREINNYNEQYDHVDHPQISHSVSDDAASHLDNNQNTNLININDDVGTVGNDISADENVDSHRNNIHNYKGHGESMYPLDNSPSAIKKNNHSPNTKNDNKNTFNSQYKNRNSSKMRTPTNNDTISEEKRPSLELLDMIDSDNFEKLKEILIYAENITPEEYQEQWNLLPEQNNEKLFLRKNYYNLQLESLDELISRYNIIILASGEIDQCLKFYMYSQFYTKHYVFIEFIFNKIEYSINWVLKSQSDNADMVDQFTDCFRDIFIDFM; from the exons ATGTCTCCTGGCCAA AGCGAGATTAATAATCTAAAAGAAGCTTTAAGAAAATTGCCTCAAGAAAAAGATGACGAAAAAAAGAGAGaggttttaaaaaaggtCATAGCATATATGACATTAGGTATCGATGTATCCAAATTATTTCCtgaaattattatgatgtCTAGTacaaatgatataatacaaaaaaaaatgatatatttatatttgaacAACTATGCAG AAACAAACTCCGAATTATCATTGCTCACAATCAACACATTACAGAAGGATAGCAAAGATGACGATCCTATAATAAGAGGGTTAGCACTACGAAGTTTTTGCAATTTaagaattaataatttattcgAATACATCGAAGGGCCATTATTTAACGGGTTAAACGATAAAAATTCTTATGTCCGAAGAATAGCAATTATAAGTTGTATAAAACTAATTAAAATGAATccacaaataaatataaaaaatgatgttataaaaatattaaagaatAAATTACTTGATAAAGATTCTCAATGCATAATTAATTCAGTCCACgcattaaatgaaatattagcAGATGAAGGTGGAttaaaagtaaataaagaaattatatttaatatgttaaataaaatatcaacCTTTAATGAATGGGGAAAATgtgtaatattaaatattgttaGCACATATATACCAGAAGATGAAGATGAAATGTTTGATATTATGAACATATTAGAAAATCATATAAGAGATTATTCAACAACCGTATTTTTAGCGTGTTTAAAGTGTTTTCTTAATTTATCAGCTAATGATACTGATTtgcaaattaaaatttttaatagaaTGAAAGAGCCTTTACTTACATTAATTACAACATCCTCTTATgaaatatcatatattattttattgcattcgtatatattattgcatgagtctaataaattaaaatacgACATCTTTGATTATGACTATAagcactttttttttcgatacAACGACCCCACCTATATAAAGGACATCAAGTTAGATATCCTTGTTGCAATTTCCTCCAAG AATAATGTTTCTTTCATAACAAACGAATTAAGCGAGTATATATCCGATTCCAATGTTGACATAGCACAGAAATCTATTTATTCAATTGGGTGTATTGCTTTGAAAATACCTAAATCGATTTCTAGAGTTGTAGATCTTGCATTATGCTCCTTTTTACCAATGAAATCACCACATATATGTGGAGCCACTATAAAAATGCTgggaaatatattaagaaaatatgatgaaTATACAAAGGTAATAATAGAAGAAGTAATAAAGCATGACAACAAATTAATTGATGATGTAGGAATAATTTCTTATATATGGATAATAGGAGAATATTgtgaatatatagaaaatgcaCCATACATTTTAGAAGAATATGTAAATCTAACTGATTgctcatatatatttatgttagAATTGCTAACGGCTTGCCTAAAAGTTTTATATAGAAGACCATctgaaatgaaaattattttagtatctttatttcaaaatatattaaataattataaatatccCGAACTTACTGATAAactttttttctattataaacttttatattataattatgaagaagcatttaatattattgcagctaaaaaaaatttggtAACTAACTTTTGTGAATCTAATGAAAATACATTATtagataaattatataatgagTTTAATACCTTATCAAtactatataaatatcCTACAAACAAGCATATTcaatattcaaaaatatgttttagtGCTGTGTATGACCCTGAAGAAAATACTCATGGCACcaatacatataatgataGTGGTAGCGACGCTGGTGAAGCTTGTGATGCAAATAAGGAACATAGCCATAACAAGTTATACAATAATAGGGAAATTAATAACTATAACGAGCAATATGATCACGTTGATCACCCCCAAATTTCTCATAGCGTCAGTGATGATGCTGCTTCACATCTTGATAATAACCAGAACACCAACCTGatcaatataaatgatgatgTAGGGACAGTTGGAAACGACATCAGCGCTGATGAAAATGTTGATAGCCATCGAAATAATATTCACAATTATAAAGGGCATGGCGAAAGTATGTACCCTTTAGATAATTCACCTAGtgctattaaaaaaaataatcatagtcccaatacaaaaaatgacaATAAAAACACATTTAATTCCCAATATAAGAACCGGAACAGCTCTAAAATGCGTACCCCCACCAACAATGATACCATTTCCGAAGAAAAAAGACCTTCGCTTGAACTGCTAGATATGATTGATTCagataattttgaaaaattaaaagaaattttaatatatgcagaaaatataacacCAGAAGAATACCAAGAACAATGGAATTTATTACCAGAACagaataatgaaaaattatttttaagaaaaaattattacaatttaCAATTAGAATCGTTAGATGAATTAATATCGAGATataacataattattttggcATCTGGTGAAATCGATCAATGCCTTaagttttatatgtattcaCAATTTTACACAAAACATTATGTATTCattgaatttatttttaacaagATAGAATATTCCATTAATTGGGTATTAAAGTCGCAGTCTGATAACGCCGATATGGTAGATCAGTTTACCGATTGCTTCAGGGACATATTCATAGATTTTATGTGA